Proteins from a genomic interval of Gordonia sp. SL306:
- a CDS encoding cysteine desulfurase, whose protein sequence is MTLSPETVAPTLDVGRLRADFPILSRTVRDDKPLVYLDSGATSQRPVQVLDAERKFLTTHNAAVHRGAHQLAEEATDAYEGARATIADFVGATPETIVFTKNATEALNLVTYTLGDDRSAAVLGGRPLGPGDTVVITELEHHANLVPWQELCRRTGATLKWFGVTDEGRIDLESLTLDETVKVVSFTHQSNVTGAVADVTEMVRRAREVGAVVVLDACQSVPHMAVDFAALGVDFAAFSGHKMFGPSGVGVLYGRAGLLDALPPFITGGSMIETVSMEVSTYAPSPQRFEAGVPMTSQVVGLGAAVDYLTAIGMDAVAAHEHRLTAYALERLAAIDGLRIVGPTIAEQRGGAVSFLVDGLHAHDLGQILDDEGVAIRVGHHCAWPLHKRFGVAATARASFAAYNTLPEVDALADAIVKAQNFFGVIGASAKGDR, encoded by the coding sequence ATGACGCTCTCTCCCGAAACCGTCGCGCCGACATTGGATGTCGGACGACTGCGCGCGGACTTCCCGATCCTGTCGCGCACGGTTCGCGACGACAAGCCGTTGGTCTACCTGGATTCGGGTGCCACGTCCCAGCGGCCGGTGCAGGTACTCGACGCCGAGCGTAAGTTCCTGACGACACACAACGCGGCCGTGCACCGGGGTGCGCACCAGCTCGCCGAAGAGGCGACCGACGCCTATGAGGGCGCGCGGGCGACCATCGCCGACTTCGTCGGCGCGACGCCCGAGACGATCGTGTTCACCAAGAACGCGACCGAGGCGCTCAATCTGGTGACCTACACGCTCGGCGACGACCGGTCGGCCGCGGTGCTGGGCGGTCGTCCACTCGGTCCCGGGGACACCGTGGTGATCACCGAACTCGAACACCACGCGAATCTGGTCCCATGGCAGGAACTCTGCCGCCGGACCGGTGCGACGCTGAAGTGGTTCGGCGTCACCGACGAGGGCCGGATCGACCTCGAGTCGCTGACGCTCGACGAGACGGTCAAGGTTGTCTCCTTCACCCACCAGTCCAACGTCACCGGCGCGGTGGCCGATGTGACCGAGATGGTCCGCCGTGCCCGCGAGGTGGGCGCCGTCGTGGTTCTCGACGCCTGCCAGTCGGTGCCGCACATGGCCGTGGATTTCGCCGCGCTCGGCGTCGACTTCGCCGCGTTCTCCGGGCACAAGATGTTCGGTCCGTCCGGCGTCGGTGTGCTCTACGGACGGGCGGGTCTGCTGGATGCATTGCCGCCCTTCATCACCGGTGGGTCGATGATCGAGACCGTCTCGATGGAGGTGTCCACGTATGCCCCGTCGCCACAGCGATTCGAGGCAGGCGTGCCGATGACGTCGCAGGTCGTCGGGCTCGGCGCAGCTGTCGACTATCTGACCGCGATCGGTATGGATGCCGTTGCGGCACACGAGCATCGACTCACCGCGTACGCACTCGAACGCTTGGCGGCGATCGATGGTCTGCGGATCGTCGGTCCGACCATTGCCGAGCAGCGGGGCGGTGCCGTCTCGTTCCTCGTCGACGGCCTGCACGCGCACGACCTCGGTCAGATCCTCGACGACGAGGGTGTCGCGATCCGCGTCGGCCACCACTGCGCGTGGCCCCTGCACAAGCGCTTCGGGGTGGCCGCCACGGCGCGCGCCTCGTTTGCCGCGTACAACACCTTGCCCGAGGTCGACGCGCTCGCCGATGCGATCGTCAAGGCGCAGAACTTCTTCGGAGTGATCGGGGCGAGCGCGAAGGGGGACCGCTAG
- a CDS encoding lycopene cyclase family protein, whose product MTDVVVVGAGPAGRALTHRLLQRGVEVTLVDPHPSRPWRPTYACWADEIPAWIPRDAVSAQTDSVEIRAPDAVRIERGYAVFDNPGLRRALDVDGARIVTGTAQAVADDHVITGSGTIRTGRVVDARGTTGRGPRQTAWGVVVSHERARSILRDADAVLMDWNPVTPDDGLGIASFLYAVPLDDERFLLEETCLAGDPPLSMGQLRSRLERRLGRTVVAAALETESVSFALHGTPTPWQTRPQPFGSRGGLLHPATGYSIGASLRAADVVADAVAADRDPQTALWPIQARAVYRLRSAGLRAVLGLEAEQTRRFFATFARLSVERQRAYLTGRDDLTGTLSAMAVMFAHADPATRRSLVRAVAGRRPVSDAARG is encoded by the coding sequence ATGACCGATGTCGTGGTGGTCGGCGCGGGACCAGCAGGTCGCGCGCTGACTCACCGTCTGCTGCAACGCGGCGTCGAGGTCACGCTCGTCGATCCCCACCCGAGCAGGCCATGGCGGCCGACCTACGCGTGCTGGGCCGACGAGATTCCCGCATGGATCCCCCGCGATGCCGTGTCCGCCCAGACTGATTCGGTGGAGATCCGGGCGCCCGACGCCGTCCGCATCGAGCGTGGTTATGCCGTCTTCGACAACCCGGGCCTGCGTCGGGCCCTGGACGTCGACGGTGCGCGGATCGTCACCGGGACGGCACAAGCGGTGGCGGATGACCATGTGATCACCGGGTCGGGGACGATCCGAACCGGACGGGTCGTCGATGCCCGGGGCACGACCGGCCGCGGACCGCGCCAGACGGCGTGGGGGGTGGTGGTGTCACACGAGCGGGCACGATCGATCCTTCGCGATGCCGATGCCGTCCTGATGGACTGGAACCCCGTCACACCGGACGACGGACTCGGCATCGCGTCGTTCCTCTATGCCGTACCCCTCGATGACGAGCGGTTCCTTCTGGAGGAGACCTGCCTCGCGGGAGACCCGCCGCTGTCGATGGGGCAGCTGCGCTCCCGACTCGAGCGGCGACTGGGCCGCACGGTCGTCGCGGCGGCGTTGGAGACGGAATCGGTGTCCTTCGCCCTGCACGGCACACCGACCCCGTGGCAGACCCGGCCGCAGCCGTTCGGCTCTCGTGGCGGTCTGTTGCACCCCGCCACGGGCTACAGCATCGGCGCCTCGCTGAGGGCCGCCGACGTGGTCGCGGATGCCGTGGCCGCCGATCGGGACCCACAGACTGCCCTGTGGCCGATACAGGCCCGCGCGGTCTACCGCCTCAGGTCCGCCGGCCTGCGCGCTGTGCTGGGGCTCGAGGCGGAGCAGACTCGTCGCTTCTTCGCGACGTTCGCACGGCTGTCCGTCGAGCGTCAGCGTGCTTATCTGACGGGTCGTGATGACCTGACCGGAACGCTGTCGGCAATGGCAGTGATGTTCGCGCACGCCGACCCCGCGACACGACGCTCACTCGTGCGCGCAGTGGCGGGCCGCCGACCGGTCAGCGACGCTGCTCGCGGGTGA
- a CDS encoding SDR family oxidoreductase has product MSSDLTGKSALVTGASRGIGLAIATELARRGAAVVITGRKPEPLEEAADQIRTAVSGAKVTATPGNTGDETHRAEAVAAAVAQGGIDILVNNTGINPIFGPLMDADLAAFRKIFDTNVVAALGFIQEAFRAGMRDNGGAVVNISSVAGIRSTGVIAAYGASKAALIRLTSELAWELGSNNIRVNAIAPAIVKTRFATDLIAGENEARALKGYPLGRLGEPEDIARAAAFLASDEAAWITGETLNVDGGMLSTGSM; this is encoded by the coding sequence ATGTCCTCTGACCTGACCGGCAAGTCCGCACTGGTGACCGGGGCGAGCCGTGGAATCGGCCTCGCCATCGCCACCGAACTGGCGCGACGTGGCGCAGCGGTGGTCATCACCGGCCGCAAGCCCGAGCCGCTGGAGGAGGCGGCCGACCAGATCCGCACCGCGGTGTCCGGCGCGAAGGTCACCGCGACGCCCGGCAACACCGGTGACGAAACTCACCGCGCCGAAGCGGTGGCCGCGGCGGTCGCGCAGGGCGGCATCGACATCTTGGTCAACAACACCGGGATCAATCCGATCTTCGGCCCCCTGATGGACGCCGACCTGGCCGCGTTCCGGAAGATCTTCGACACCAACGTGGTCGCGGCCCTCGGCTTCATCCAGGAGGCATTTCGGGCCGGGATGCGCGACAACGGCGGCGCGGTGGTGAACATCTCGTCGGTCGCGGGTATCCGCTCGACCGGTGTGATCGCCGCATACGGGGCATCCAAGGCCGCATTGATTCGGCTGACCTCGGAACTCGCCTGGGAACTCGGGTCGAACAACATCCGGGTCAACGCCATCGCGCCGGCGATCGTGAAGACCCGGTTCGCGACCGATCTGATCGCGGGTGAGAACGAGGCGCGCGCGCTCAAGGGCTACCCCCTCGGCCGGCTCGGCGAGCCAGAGGACATCGCCCGCGCGGCCGCTTTCCTGGCCTCCGACGAGGCGGCGTGGATCACCGGCGAGACGCTCAACGTGGACGGCGGCATGTTGTCCACCGGATCGATGTGA
- the sufU gene encoding Fe-S cluster assembly sulfur transfer protein SufU translates to MRMEQMYQEVILDHYKHPHGRGLREPFGAEVHHVNPTCGDEVTLRVALSADGSTVEDISYDGQGCSISQASTSVLHDQLVGQPIDEAITTLDSFNAMMTSRGADEGDEDVIGDGVAFSGVSKYPARVKCALLGWMAFKDALAQTVDRDEPSEVESV, encoded by the coding sequence ATGCGGATGGAACAGATGTACCAGGAGGTGATCCTGGACCACTACAAGCACCCGCACGGCCGTGGACTGCGCGAGCCGTTCGGTGCCGAGGTGCACCATGTGAACCCGACGTGCGGCGACGAGGTGACCCTGCGAGTCGCGCTCTCCGCGGACGGGTCGACCGTCGAGGACATCTCCTATGACGGACAGGGCTGTTCGATCTCGCAGGCGTCGACCTCGGTACTCCACGATCAGCTCGTCGGGCAGCCGATCGACGAGGCCATCACCACCCTGGACTCCTTCAACGCGATGATGACCTCGCGCGGCGCGGACGAGGGCGACGAGGATGTGATCGGTGACGGCGTCGCCTTCTCCGGCGTCAGCAAGTACCCGGCCCGCGTCAAGTGTGCTCTGCTGGGATGGATGGCCTTCAAGGACGCGTTGGCCCAGACAGTCGACAGAGATGAACCTTCAGAAGTGGAGTCGGTATGA
- a CDS encoding DUF1992 domain-containing protein, producing MPATDDERSSTEGGFRRVRRWQPPRYESRVEKMIREATERGEFDNLPGMGRPLDLSDADDPDWWVKRKIRDENLDSSALLPMPLQLRKEAQGFPESLREIADENAVREILTDFNRRVREAHLGSRAGLPTLITAHTVDVAELVRQWRALRAG from the coding sequence ATGCCGGCGACCGACGACGAGCGGTCCTCGACCGAGGGCGGGTTCCGGCGCGTCCGCCGATGGCAGCCGCCTCGATACGAGTCGCGGGTGGAGAAGATGATCCGCGAGGCCACCGAGCGCGGGGAGTTCGACAACCTGCCCGGCATGGGCAGGCCTCTCGACCTGAGTGACGCCGACGACCCGGATTGGTGGGTCAAGCGCAAGATCCGCGACGAGAATCTCGATTCGTCGGCGCTGCTGCCGATGCCGTTGCAGCTCCGTAAGGAAGCCCAGGGCTTCCCCGAGTCGCTGCGCGAAATCGCCGACGAGAACGCGGTGCGCGAGATCCTCACGGACTTCAACCGGCGGGTACGCGAGGCCCACCTGGGATCACGTGCCGGGCTGCCCACGCTGATCACCGCCCACACCGTCGACGTCGCCGAGCTCGTGCGGCAATGGCGAGCTCTGCGGGCCGGATAG
- the sufB gene encoding Fe-S cluster assembly protein SufB: protein MTVTEPTATDTATPAKPSPLTQEQTIASLGNYGYGWADSDVAGASAQRGLSDAIVADISAKKSEPEWMLEQRLKALRIFDRKPMPHWGADLDGIDFDNIKYFVRSTEKQAATWDDLPADIKNTYDKLGIPEAEKQRLVSGVAAQYESEVVYHQIREDLEEQGVIFLDTDTALKEHPEIFQEYFGSVIPAGDNKFSALNTAVWSGGSFIYVPPGVHVDIPLQAYFRINTENMGQFERTLIIVDEGAYVHYVEGCTAPIYKTDSLHSAVVEIIVKKGGRCRYTTIQNWSNNVYNLVTKRAKAEAGATMEWIDGNIGSKVTMKYPAVWLTGEHAKGEVLSVAFAGEGQHQDTGSKMVHLAPNTSSNIVSKSVARGGGRASYRGLIKINNGAHGSRSTVKCDALLVDTISRSDTYPYVDIREDDVTMGHEATVSKVSDDQLFYLMSRGLTEDEAMAMVVRGFVEPIAKELPMEYALELNRLIELQMEGAVG, encoded by the coding sequence ATGACAGTCACCGAACCAACCGCGACCGACACCGCCACACCCGCCAAGCCCTCGCCCCTCACCCAGGAGCAGACCATCGCGTCGCTGGGCAACTATGGGTACGGCTGGGCGGATTCCGACGTCGCCGGTGCGAGCGCACAGCGCGGTTTGTCCGACGCGATCGTCGCCGACATCTCGGCGAAGAAGAGCGAGCCGGAGTGGATGCTCGAGCAGCGCCTCAAGGCTCTGCGTATCTTCGACCGCAAGCCGATGCCGCACTGGGGTGCCGACCTCGACGGGATCGACTTCGACAACATCAAGTACTTCGTCCGCTCCACCGAGAAGCAGGCGGCGACGTGGGACGATCTGCCCGCGGACATCAAGAACACCTACGACAAGCTCGGCATCCCCGAGGCCGAGAAGCAGCGTCTGGTCTCCGGTGTCGCGGCACAGTACGAGTCCGAGGTGGTCTATCACCAGATCCGTGAAGACCTCGAGGAGCAGGGTGTCATCTTCCTCGACACCGACACCGCGCTCAAAGAGCACCCGGAGATCTTCCAGGAGTACTTCGGATCGGTGATCCCCGCAGGCGACAACAAGTTCTCCGCCCTCAACACCGCCGTGTGGTCGGGTGGTTCGTTCATCTACGTGCCGCCGGGTGTCCACGTCGACATCCCGCTGCAGGCCTACTTCCGCATCAACACCGAGAACATGGGCCAGTTCGAGCGGACCCTGATCATCGTCGACGAGGGTGCATACGTGCACTACGTCGAGGGATGTACCGCGCCGATCTACAAGACCGACTCGTTGCACTCCGCGGTCGTCGAGATCATCGTCAAGAAGGGTGGCCGCTGCCGGTACACGACCATCCAGAACTGGTCGAACAACGTCTACAACCTGGTCACCAAGCGTGCCAAGGCCGAGGCCGGCGCCACCATGGAGTGGATCGACGGCAACATCGGTTCCAAGGTCACGATGAAGTACCCGGCCGTCTGGCTGACCGGTGAGCACGCCAAGGGCGAGGTGCTCTCGGTGGCGTTCGCCGGCGAGGGACAGCATCAGGACACCGGCTCCAAGATGGTGCATCTCGCACCGAACACGTCGAGCAACATCGTGTCCAAGTCGGTGGCCCGCGGCGGCGGCCGCGCCTCCTATCGCGGCCTGATCAAGATCAACAACGGTGCACACGGCAGCCGGTCGACGGTGAAATGTGATGCCCTGCTGGTCGATACGATCTCCCGTAGTGACACCTATCCGTATGTCGACATCCGTGAGGACGACGTGACGATGGGGCACGAGGCCACGGTGTCGAAGGTCAGCGACGATCAGCTCTTCTACTTGATGAGTCGCGGTCTGACCGAGGACGAGGCGATGGCCATGGTGGTGCGCGGATTCGTCGAGCCGATCGCCAAGGAACTCCCGATGGAGTACGCGCTCGAACTCAACCGCCTCATCGAACTGCAGATGGAAGGAGCCGTCGGCTGA
- a CDS encoding ABC-F family ATP-binding cassette domain-containing protein, with amino-acid sequence MITATDLEVRAGARTLLSAPGPALRIQPGDRIGLVGRNGAGKTTTLRILSGETEPYAGTVMRSGELGYLPQDPKEGDLDVLAKDRVLSARGLDAILHQMEKQQALMAEAADDRVRDRAVAKYGQLEERFSALGGYVAESEAARICHSLGLPDRVLGQALRTLSGGQRRRIELARILFAASDGAGKSDTTLLLDEPTNHLDADSITWLRGFLQNHEGGLVVISHDVELLADVVNRVWFLDAVRGEADIYNMGWQRYLDARATDEQRRKRERANAEKKAGALRAQAAKLGAKATKATAAQNMLKRADRMIDALDEERVADRTARIRFPEPATCGKTPLMASGLTKMYGSLEIFTGVDLAIDKGSRVVVLGLNGAGKTTLLKLLAGVESPDLGSLDPGYGLKIGYFAQEHDTLDDMATVWENIRHAAPDAGEQDLRGLLGAFMFSGAQLDQPAGTLSGGEKTRLTLAGLVSSAANVLLLDEPTNNLDPISREQVLDALRSYTGAVVLVTHDPGAAAALDPQRVILLPDGTEDHWSDEYQELIELA; translated from the coding sequence GTGATCACCGCAACCGACCTCGAAGTCCGAGCGGGCGCTCGGACCTTGTTGTCGGCGCCCGGTCCTGCACTGCGTATTCAGCCCGGCGACCGGATCGGCCTCGTCGGCCGGAACGGCGCGGGCAAGACCACAACCCTGCGAATCCTCTCCGGCGAGACCGAACCATATGCCGGCACGGTGATGCGCAGCGGCGAACTCGGTTATCTGCCGCAGGACCCCAAAGAAGGCGATCTGGACGTCCTCGCCAAGGATCGGGTGCTGTCCGCACGCGGCCTCGACGCGATCCTCCATCAGATGGAGAAGCAGCAGGCGTTGATGGCCGAGGCAGCCGACGACCGGGTCCGTGACCGGGCGGTCGCCAAGTACGGCCAACTCGAAGAGCGGTTCTCCGCACTCGGCGGCTACGTGGCCGAATCGGAAGCCGCGCGCATCTGTCACAGCCTCGGTTTGCCCGATCGGGTCCTCGGCCAGGCCCTGCGGACCTTGTCCGGCGGGCAGCGACGTCGAATCGAGCTGGCGCGCATCCTCTTTGCGGCCTCCGACGGTGCCGGCAAGTCCGACACAACGCTCCTGCTCGATGAACCGACGAACCACCTCGACGCCGACTCCATCACCTGGTTGCGCGGATTCCTGCAGAACCATGAGGGCGGTCTCGTGGTGATCAGCCACGACGTGGAATTGCTGGCCGACGTGGTGAACCGGGTGTGGTTCCTCGATGCCGTCCGCGGCGAGGCCGACATCTACAACATGGGCTGGCAGCGCTACCTCGACGCCCGCGCCACCGACGAGCAGCGACGCAAGCGCGAACGCGCCAACGCCGAGAAGAAGGCGGGTGCACTGCGGGCGCAGGCAGCCAAACTGGGCGCAAAGGCGACCAAGGCCACCGCCGCGCAGAACATGCTGAAGCGTGCGGACCGGATGATCGACGCTCTTGACGAGGAGCGGGTGGCCGATCGGACCGCTCGAATCCGCTTCCCTGAGCCTGCGACCTGCGGCAAGACGCCTCTGATGGCGAGCGGCCTCACCAAGATGTACGGCTCTCTCGAGATCTTCACCGGAGTCGACCTGGCGATCGACAAGGGCAGTCGCGTCGTCGTGCTCGGACTCAACGGCGCAGGCAAGACCACGTTGCTGAAGCTTCTCGCAGGCGTCGAGTCACCCGATCTCGGTTCACTCGATCCCGGCTACGGCCTGAAGATCGGCTATTTCGCTCAGGAACACGACACTCTCGACGACATGGCCACGGTGTGGGAGAACATCCGCCACGCCGCGCCTGACGCGGGGGAGCAGGATCTGCGCGGTCTGCTGGGCGCATTCATGTTCAGCGGAGCTCAATTGGACCAGCCTGCGGGCACATTGTCGGGCGGCGAGAAGACCCGCCTGACGCTGGCGGGCCTGGTGTCGTCGGCGGCAAATGTCCTGCTGCTCGACGAGCCGACCAACAACCTTGACCCGATCTCGCGTGAGCAGGTCCTTGACGCGCTGCGCAGCTACACCGGCGCCGTGGTCCTCGTGACCCACGACCCGGGAGCTGCTGCCGCCCTCGATCCGCAGCGCGTGATCCTGCTGCCGGACGGCACCGAGGATCACTGGTCCGACGAGTATCAGGAACTCATCGAACTCGCCTGA
- the sufD gene encoding Fe-S cluster assembly protein SufD: MADPTLPVSSTPVAPVNRGEAAPVNKGEMFTSFDVEAFEVPSPREEVWRFTPFRRLRGLHDGKAQRTADPVFEISGTGEGVTVETVGRDDKRLGEGGIPFDRVSAQAFSSFTDATVVTVGREVELSEPVVVEVTGPGEGEVGFGHLQIRLEAFARAVVVLDQKGGGTYAENIEFVVGDSAALTVVNVHDWADDMVHVAAHHVRVGRDAVVRHFAISLGGNLVRLSPVVHFDAPGGDVELWGLYFADAGQHLEQRLLVDHSQPNCRSNVVYKGALQGDLSGDRTREAHTVWIGDVLIRPAAEGTDTFELNRNLVLTDNARADSVPNLEIETGEIVGAGHASATGRFDDEQLFYLQARGIPEDQARRLVIRGFFREIIAKISVPDIRERLEAAIEYELQIAGA, encoded by the coding sequence ATGGCAGATCCCACATTGCCCGTGTCGTCGACTCCGGTGGCGCCTGTCAACCGCGGCGAAGCCGCCCCAGTCAACAAGGGGGAGATGTTCACCTCCTTCGACGTCGAGGCCTTCGAGGTGCCCAGTCCCCGCGAAGAGGTGTGGCGGTTCACCCCGTTCCGCCGGCTGCGCGGACTGCACGATGGCAAGGCCCAGCGCACCGCCGATCCGGTGTTCGAGATCTCCGGAACCGGCGAGGGCGTGACGGTGGAGACCGTCGGCCGTGACGACAAGCGTCTCGGCGAGGGCGGCATCCCGTTCGACCGGGTGTCGGCCCAGGCGTTCTCGTCGTTCACCGACGCCACGGTGGTGACTGTCGGCCGTGAGGTCGAGCTGTCCGAGCCGGTCGTCGTCGAGGTGACCGGTCCGGGAGAGGGCGAGGTCGGCTTCGGCCACCTGCAGATCCGCCTCGAGGCCTTCGCCCGCGCCGTGGTCGTGCTCGACCAGAAGGGCGGCGGTACCTACGCCGAGAACATCGAGTTCGTGGTCGGCGACAGCGCGGCGCTGACCGTGGTGAACGTGCACGACTGGGCAGACGACATGGTGCATGTGGCAGCCCATCATGTCCGGGTCGGACGCGACGCGGTGGTGCGGCACTTCGCGATCAGCCTCGGCGGCAACCTCGTTCGGCTCTCTCCGGTGGTCCATTTCGACGCGCCCGGCGGAGACGTCGAGTTGTGGGGGCTCTACTTCGCCGATGCCGGCCAGCACCTCGAGCAGCGCCTCCTGGTCGATCACAGTCAGCCGAACTGCCGGTCGAACGTGGTCTACAAGGGTGCCCTGCAGGGCGACCTCAGTGGTGACCGCACCCGGGAGGCCCACACGGTCTGGATCGGCGACGTGCTGATCCGTCCGGCGGCCGAGGGGACCGACACGTTCGAGCTCAACCGCAACCTGGTCCTGACCGACAACGCTCGCGCCGACTCGGTGCCGAACCTGGAGATCGAGACCGGCGAGATCGTCGGCGCCGGACATGCCAGCGCAACCGGTCGATTCGACGACGAACAGCTGTTCTACCTGCAGGCCCGAGGCATCCCGGAGGATCAGGCCCGTCGTCTGGTGATCCGTGGGTTCTTCCGCGAGATCATCGCCAAGATCTCCGTGCCCGACATCCGAGAGCGGCTCGAGGCCGCCATCGAATACGAGCTCCAGATCGCCGGCGCCTGA
- a CDS encoding metal-sulfur cluster assembly factor, translated as MSDETTTAPEAPTTSLPQLEDVEEAMRDVVDPELGINVVDLGLVYGIEVTEEAVAKIDMTLTSAACPLTDVIEDQSRAALVNSGLCTDMEINWVWIPPWGPDKITDDGREQLRALGFTV; from the coding sequence ATGAGTGACGAAACAACCACAGCACCGGAGGCGCCGACGACGTCGCTGCCTCAGCTCGAGGACGTCGAGGAGGCGATGCGCGACGTCGTCGATCCCGAACTCGGTATCAACGTCGTGGATCTGGGTCTCGTGTACGGCATCGAGGTCACCGAGGAGGCGGTTGCCAAGATCGACATGACCCTCACCTCGGCGGCCTGTCCGCTCACCGATGTGATCGAGGATCAGTCGCGGGCGGCGCTGGTGAACAGCGGGCTGTGCACCGACATGGAGATCAACTGGGTCTGGATCCCGCCGTGGGGACCGGACAAGATCACCGACGACGGGCGCGAGCAGCTGCGGGCCCTGGGCTTCACGGTCTAG
- the sufC gene encoding Fe-S cluster assembly ATPase SufC — MTTLEIRDLHVDVAQSDADAEPIHILKGVNLAVSSGETHAIMGPNGSGKSTLSYAIAGHPKYQVTQGSITLDGENVLEMSVDERARAGLFLAMQYPVEVPGVSMSNFLRTAATSVRGEAPKLRHWVKETKEAMTALEIDPSFGERSVNEGFSGGEKKRHEILQLGLLKPRIAILDETDSGLDVDALRVVSEGVNQYKDREDGGVLLITHYTRILRYIQPDFVHVFVNGRIVESAGPELADELEENGYVRFTSAAAAG; from the coding sequence GTGACCACACTGGAAATCCGTGACCTGCACGTCGACGTCGCGCAGAGCGACGCCGACGCCGAACCGATCCACATCCTCAAGGGTGTGAACCTGGCCGTGTCGTCGGGTGAGACGCACGCCATCATGGGCCCCAACGGCTCTGGCAAGTCCACCCTGTCGTACGCGATCGCCGGCCACCCGAAGTATCAGGTGACCCAGGGCTCCATCACCCTCGACGGCGAGAACGTCCTCGAGATGAGCGTCGACGAGCGCGCCCGCGCAGGGCTGTTCCTCGCGATGCAGTACCCGGTCGAGGTGCCGGGGGTGTCGATGTCGAACTTCCTGCGGACCGCCGCGACCTCGGTGCGTGGTGAGGCGCCCAAGCTTCGTCACTGGGTCAAGGAGACCAAGGAGGCGATGACGGCGCTCGAGATCGATCCGTCCTTCGGAGAGCGCAGCGTCAACGAAGGGTTCTCCGGCGGTGAGAAGAAGCGTCACGAGATCCTGCAGCTCGGCCTGCTCAAGCCCCGGATCGCCATCCTCGACGAGACCGACTCGGGCCTCGACGTCGACGCACTCCGCGTCGTCAGTGAGGGTGTGAACCAGTACAAGGACCGCGAGGACGGCGGCGTCCTGCTGATCACGCACTACACGCGCATCCTGCGCTACATCCAGCCGGACTTCGTCCATGTGTTCGTGAACGGACGCATCGTCGAGTCCGCCGGACCGGAGCTCGCCGACGAACTCGAAGAGAACGGTTACGTCCGCTTCACGTCGGCGGCCGCTGCCGGCTGA